A stretch of Saccharothrix texasensis DNA encodes these proteins:
- a CDS encoding CoA-acylating methylmalonate-semialdehyde dehydrogenase — MTTARIGHWIGGKPWQGESARSGDVYDPATGQVASRVDFADESTVDEAVAAARAAFGSWRDASLAQRSNVMFAFRELLNSRKSELAAIVTAEHGKVLSDAAGEVQRALESVEFACGIPHLLKGGFSENASTRVDVYSIQQPLGVVGVISPFNFPAMVPLWFVPNAIACGNAVVLKPSEKDPSAANFIAELFAEAGLPDGVLNVVHGDKVAVDRLLEHPDVKAVSFVGSTPIARYVYETGTRHGKRVQALGGAKNHMVVLPDADLDLAADAAVSAGFGSAGERCMAISVVVAVDPVGDELVSKIVDRVRALHVGDGRRPGCEMGPLVTGAHRDRVVSYVDGGQDEGATLVVDGRSHEIDGAAEGFWLGPTLFDHVGTDMAIYRDEIFGPVLSVLRVATYDDALEVVNANPYGNGTAIFTNDGGAARRFQNEVEVGMVGVNVPIPVPVAYYSFGGWKDSLFGDSHAYGPEGVHFFTRTKVVTGRWLDPSHGGVNLGFPQNT; from the coding sequence GTGACCACCGCGAGGATCGGCCACTGGATCGGCGGCAAGCCGTGGCAGGGCGAGAGCGCGCGCTCCGGCGACGTCTACGACCCGGCTACCGGGCAGGTGGCGAGTCGGGTCGACTTCGCCGACGAGTCCACCGTGGACGAGGCGGTCGCGGCGGCGCGCGCGGCGTTCGGGTCGTGGCGCGACGCGTCGCTCGCGCAGCGGTCGAACGTGATGTTCGCGTTCCGCGAGCTGCTCAACTCCCGCAAGAGCGAACTGGCCGCGATCGTCACCGCCGAGCACGGCAAGGTGCTGTCCGACGCGGCGGGGGAGGTGCAGCGCGCGCTGGAGTCCGTCGAGTTCGCGTGCGGCATCCCGCACCTGCTCAAGGGCGGGTTCAGCGAGAACGCGTCCACGCGGGTCGACGTGTACTCCATCCAGCAGCCGCTGGGCGTGGTCGGCGTGATCTCGCCGTTCAACTTCCCGGCGATGGTGCCGCTGTGGTTCGTGCCGAACGCGATCGCGTGCGGCAACGCGGTGGTGCTCAAACCGTCGGAGAAGGACCCGTCGGCGGCGAACTTCATCGCGGAGCTGTTCGCCGAGGCCGGGTTGCCCGACGGCGTGCTGAACGTCGTGCACGGCGACAAGGTCGCGGTGGACCGGCTGCTGGAGCACCCGGACGTGAAGGCGGTGTCGTTCGTGGGGTCGACACCGATCGCGCGGTACGTCTACGAGACCGGGACGCGGCACGGCAAGCGCGTGCAGGCGCTGGGCGGCGCCAAGAACCACATGGTCGTGCTGCCGGACGCGGACCTCGACCTGGCGGCGGACGCGGCCGTGTCGGCCGGGTTCGGCTCGGCGGGCGAGCGGTGCATGGCGATCTCGGTCGTCGTCGCGGTGGACCCGGTCGGCGACGAGCTGGTGTCGAAGATCGTGGACCGCGTCCGGGCGCTGCACGTCGGCGACGGCCGCCGTCCGGGCTGCGAGATGGGGCCGTTGGTCACCGGCGCGCACCGCGACCGCGTCGTGTCCTACGTCGACGGCGGTCAGGACGAGGGCGCGACGCTGGTGGTGGACGGCCGGTCGCACGAGATCGACGGCGCGGCGGAGGGTTTCTGGCTCGGACCGACGCTGTTCGACCACGTCGGCACGGACATGGCGATCTACCGGGACGAGATCTTCGGCCCCGTGCTGTCGGTGCTGCGGGTGGCGACGTACGACGACGCGCTGGAGGTGGTCAACGCCAACCCGTACGGCAACGGCACCGCGATCTTCACCAACGACGGCGGGGCGGCACGGCGGTTCCAGAACGAGGTCGAGGTCGGGATGGTGGGCGTGAACGTGCCGATCCCGGTGCCGGTGGCGTACTACTCGTTCGGCGGGTGGAAGGACTCGCTGTTCGGCGACTCGCACGCGTACGGGCCGGAGGGCGTGCACTTCTTCACCCGCACGAAGGTCGTCACCGGCCGCTGGCTCGACCCGTCGCACGGTGGCGTGAACCTGGGCTTCCCCCAGAACACCTGA